Proteins found in one Muntiacus reevesi chromosome 2, mMunRee1.1, whole genome shotgun sequence genomic segment:
- the LOC136161577 gene encoding zinc finger protein 724-like has protein sequence MAASQGLLTFQDVTVDFTQEEWECLDLGQRELYRDVMLENYGNLACLGLVVSKPDLVTFLEQMKDPWNVRRIETAIYPAVSSHDTQCLRTQKPGLEDLLPTVKPGIYERYHLRNLHLTKDWESMRACKERRACYDGHNQVGSVSHKVHITAKRNQGCESNKEKPISDGQFQSSTSAVKCIFVSKDPQHLLKHTCSLKGNVGILESHLVSTGNTHSNLNSEHRCLLNIHSNMSGNQKLKDEGDNSQYNQFEGSFNKGFLFSNQQLFSPFSKTFNVDNNGRDLIQPSLLNTYGVIISVEQLSKCNKMRNALSRSSTPNNYESIHDGMRSSSCNETGHNVDQGSYLVKQQGHQFSDNNSEHHKCRNILYQSSSLTIKTSKSMDIGEKTYNCYDNGKVVNQSSKLIQQQRIQSKRKHCKCSTCGKVFSNSPNRSRHRKVPTGRKHFKCAACGKAFNQSSSLTEHLGIHAGEKPYKCTERDKVFICSSCVTQHQQIHTRERPYECTECGKAFKKSSNLTQHQRIHSGERPYKCTECGKAFIRYYFLSQHQRIHTGERPYKCTACGKAFNQRSALTGHQRIHTGERPYKCTSCGKAFKQRSALTEHHQIHTEEKPYKCTACGKAFIPCGKTFKQHSTLAGHQRIHTGERPYKCTACGKAFSRSSSLSRHQRVHAAEKC, from the exons atggcagcttctcag GGGCTgctgacattccaggatgtgaccGTAGAtttcactcaagaggagtgggaatgcctggacctcggtCAGCGGGAATTGTACAGGGACGTGATGTTAGAGAACTACGGGAATCTGGCCTGCTTGG GTCTTGTGGTCTCTAAGCCAGACCTGGTCACGTTTCTGGAGCAAATGAAGGACCCCTGGAATGTAAGGAGAATAGAGACAGCCATATACCCAG CTGTGTCATCTCATGACACCCAGTGTTTGAGGACCCAAAAGCCAGGCTTAGAAGATTTACTCCCAACAGTAAAGCCAGGAATATATGAAAGATATCACCTTAGAAATTTACATTTAACCAAAGACTGGGAATCTATGAGGGCATGTAAAGAGCGGAGAGCATGTTATGATGGACACAACCAAGTTGGTTCAGTTTCCCATAAAGTACACATTACTgccaaaagaaatcaaggatgtgaATCAAATAAGGAAAAACCAATTTCAGATGGCCAATTTCAGTCATCAACATCTGCAGTTAAGTGtatatttgtcagcaaagatcCACAGCATCTCTTGAAACATACATGTTCTCTGAAGGGAAATGTGGGAATTCTGGAAAGTCATCTAGTCTCTACTGGAAATACTCATTCAAACCTAAACTCTGAGCATAGGTGTctattaaatatacattcaaaCATGTCTGGAAACCAGAAACTTAAAGATGAGGGGGACAACTCCCAATACAATCAATTTGAGGGATCCTTTAACAAGGGTTTCTTGTTCTCCAACCAAcaactattttctcctttttccaaaACCTTTAATGTTGATAATAATGGGAGAGACCTTATTCAACCATCATTGCTCAATACATATGGAGTTATAATTAGTGTGGAACAACTTTCCAAGTGTAACAAAATGAGGAATGCCTTAAGCAGGAGCTCTACCCCCAATAATTACGAGAGTATACATGATGGAATGAGAAGCTCTTCGTGCAATGAAACTGGGCATAATGTTGACCAAGGCTCATATCTCGTGAAACAACAGGGGCATCAATTTTCAGACAACAATTCTGAACATCATAAGTGTAGGAATATACTTTATCAAAGCTCAAGTCTTACTATTAAAACTTCTAAGAGTATGGATATTGGAGAGAAAACCTATAATTGTTATGATAATGGTAAAGTTGTTAACCAGTCTTCAAAACTTATTCAACAGCAGAGAATTCAGAGTAAGCGAAAACATTGCAAGTGTAGTACATGTGGAAAAGTCTTTAGTAACTCACCCAATCGAAGTAGACATAGGAAAGTTCCTACAGGAAGGAAACATTTCAAATGTGcagcatgtggcaaagcctttaatcagagttCATCTTTAACTGAACATCTGGGAATCCATGCTGGggagaaaccatacaaatgtaCAGAACGTGACAAAGTCTTTATCTGCTCTTCATGTGTTACTCAACATCAGCAAATTCATACTAGGGAGAGACCTTatgaatgtacagaatgtggcaaggcttttaagaaGAGTTCAAAtttaactcaacatcagcgaatccattccggggaaagaccttataaatgtacagaatgtggcaaagcctttatccgttattattttcttagtcaacatcagcgaatccatactggggagagaccttataaatgtacagcatgtggcaaggcttttaaccAGCGTTCAGCTTTAACtggacatcagcgaatccatactggggagagaccttataaatgtacatcatgtggcaaggcttttaagcagcgTTCAGCTTTAACTGAACATCACCAAATCCATACTGaggagaaaccttataaatgtacagcatgtggcaaagcctttatcc catgtggcaagacTTTTAAGCAGCATTCAACTTTAGCtggacatcagcgaatccatactggggagagaccttataaatgtacagcatgtggcaaagccttttccCGGAGTTCAAGTCTTTCTCGACATCAGAGAGTTCATGCTGCAGAGAAATGTtag